In Exiguobacterium acetylicum, the genomic stretch TCCGCTTATTCCGGACAGCTTAAAAAACGCTCTCTGCATCTATGTGCAGGGAGCGTTTCGTATATCATCAAGCATGCTCGACGACGAAGTATTTTTTCTTTCCGCGACGTACGATCGTAAAGCGACCGATTGCATCAGCTTCTGTGATTTCTTTCGTTAAGTCTTGCTCGCGTTCTCCGTTCAGGTAGATCGCACCGTTCGTTACGTCTTCACGTGCTTGACGTTTTGACGGACTGATTTTCGCCTCAACGAGAACGTCGACGAGGTTTGTCGCTTCACCGAGTGTAAAGCGCGGCATGCCTTTGAACGCATCTTCGATATCTTCGACTTGCAACGATTTAATATCTCCACTAAAGAGTGCCGTCGTAATACGTTGCGCTTGTGTCAGCCCTTCTTCACCATGGACGAGAACTGTCATCTCTTCTGCGAGACGACGTTGCGCGACACGCTTCTCTGGTGCTGCCTTGACTTCTTCTGCGAGCGCGTCGAGTTCTTCGTGCGTTAAGAACGTGAAGTATTTCAAGAACTTGATGACGTCAAGATCGTCAACGTTGAACCAGAATTGGTAGAACTCGTACGGTGACGTTTTGTCAGCGTCTAACCAAACCGCACCACCTGCTGTCTTACCGAATTTTTGACCGTCTGCTTTTGTAACAAGCGGTACCGTCAATCCGAATGCTTTTTCTTCATGACCCGCACGACGAATCAATTCCATCCCTGCTGTGATGTTCCCCCACTGGTCACTACCTCCGACTTGAAGACGGCATCCTTTGTCTTCGTAGAGTTTCAAGAAGTCAAACGATTGAAGTAGCATGTATGAGAACTCAGTGAATGAGATCCCGTTTTGAAGTCGTGAGTCAACAGAGTCTTTCGCAAGCATGTAGCTGACCGGGAAGTGTTTTCCGATATCGCGTAAGAAATCGATGATCGTCAAATCTTTCGTCCAGTCCAGGTTATTGGCGATCGTGACCGGATTTTCTCCTTCAAGTGGTAAGAAACGTGACAACTGGTCCTTAATCCGATTCGCGAACTCTTCGACGATATCCGATGTATTCAACGAACGTTCTGTTGCGCGACCACTCGGGTCTCCGATCATTCCCGTTGCTCCACCAACGAGACCTACGACATGGTGTCCTGCTTGTTGGAATCGTTTTAAGACTAAAATCGGCAACAAGTGCCCGATGTGCAATGAATCAGCTGTTGGATCGAAACCCGTGTATAGCGTTGTTGGTGTCTCGAGTAATGTCTTCAATCCTTCTTCATCCGTCATTTGGTTAATTAAACCGCGAAATTCTAAATCCTCTAATAACGTCATTGTGTCTCCTCCTAAAGTTCACTTTTAACAATAAAAAACCGCCCCTTCGTCTAAGACGAAGGGACGGAAGATTCCGTGGTACCACCCTGATTGCCCTTTACATAAAAGGACCACTTGGTTCGTCGATAACGGGACGGACCGCTTGATTTCTCAAGAAACTCCCGGAAGCGTAATTCGTAAGTTCACTGTGTCCTAGTTCGCAGCACCACTAGGTCTCTGTCACAGGGAGTGACTTACTACTGTATTCCGATCACTGTTTAACGTAATATATGAAAATAAGATGGTTTCATGATACGTCGAAGGCGAATCCGCTGTCAAGTCCGATTTCACTGGTGGATTTATGGTATAATACGTCTATCTGTGATTTAATATTAATTTACACCTAAGTTTAAGATGCAAAGGAGATCATTTATGCGCGAGAACTGGTTCAAGTTTTGGAATCACCCCCGGACGAAAGCCGTTCGGCACTGGTCGAATATCACATACGATGTTTCGTGGAACATCATTTTATTCCTCATCATAGCAGTCCTTCTCATCGGCAGCTTCTCTGTCGGAGCGGCTGGAGGATATTTCGCTTCCCTCGTCAAAGATACGAAAGCTCCACCTTTGACTGAGATGAAACAAGAAGTGAACAGTTATGCGGTGACAAGTCAAATTTATTGGGGAAGTGGCGAAAAGCTGACGAACATCTCAACGGATGAAGAACGTCAGCCGGTCGATATCAAAAACATCTCCCCTTATTTAATTGATGCGCTTCTATCAACGGAAGACGTAGATTTTTATCAACATGATGGAGTCGTTCCAAAAGCGACTTTACGAGCAGTCTTACAAGAATTGACGAATTCAGCGTCACGCACC encodes the following:
- the tyrS gene encoding tyrosine--tRNA ligase; protein product: MTLLEDLEFRGLINQMTDEEGLKTLLETPTTLYTGFDPTADSLHIGHLLPILVLKRFQQAGHHVVGLVGGATGMIGDPSGRATERSLNTSDIVEEFANRIKDQLSRFLPLEGENPVTIANNLDWTKDLTIIDFLRDIGKHFPVSYMLAKDSVDSRLQNGISFTEFSYMLLQSFDFLKLYEDKGCRLQVGGSDQWGNITAGMELIRRAGHEEKAFGLTVPLVTKADGQKFGKTAGGAVWLDADKTSPYEFYQFWFNVDDLDVIKFLKYFTFLTHEELDALAEEVKAAPEKRVAQRRLAEEMTVLVHGEEGLTQAQRITTALFSGDIKSLQVEDIEDAFKGMPRFTLGEATNLVDVLVEAKISPSKRQAREDVTNGAIYLNGEREQDLTKEITEADAIGRFTIVRRGKKKYFVVEHA